Genomic DNA from Pistricoccus aurantiacus:
TACAGGGCGGTTTAAACATTAGTTACAGTTCGCTACTTTAGCGCAAAAATCATAAATTAACGAAGTCTTGTGAATCTCACATTCTTGAATGGCTCTCTGCAAGACTAGCCTGCTTTTAGCGTTTACGTTAAAGCAAATTCGCGCTGACAGCCGCGCTGGCTCATGGTAGTGTGATCGGCTTTATTTTTATCTCCGGTGCCATCTCGACGAAACTGGCAAGCAGACCTCGACGTTGGCTAGCCATTCAGCAAACAACGAGAATTGCCCATCGAGCCATTGCATCCTCCTGTTGATGCACGCGTATCGAGCCTCCTGACCCCGCCATTCACCCGCGACTTCCAACAACGGGACTTTCAATGGAAAACGACCAAACGCATCATGCCAACGCCGATCGTCGCCTGGGCGACCCTATCGTGCTGGGATTGAGCATCGGTTTCATTATTGTCTTCATCGGCCTTTCCGTTTACGACATCGACATGGTCGCCGACGGCATTGCCTCGGGCTTTGCCTGGACCGCCAAACACATGGGCTCCTATTTCCAGCTTTTCCTGCTGCTGACCTTCTTCATCGCCATTGCCCTGGCGATCTCGCCTGCGGGTAGCGCTCGCGTCGGCAATCGGCGGGATCCGGAGCTCAGCACCTTCAAGTGGCTGTCAATCATCATGTGTACGCTGCTGGCGGGTGGCGGCGTGTTCTTCGCCGCCGGTGAGCCGGTCTACCACTTCGTGGTCACGCCGCCGGCCTTCGATACGGAAGCCGGTACGGTGGACGCCATCGCCCCGGCGCTGGCCCAATCCTTCATGCACTGGGGCTTTCTTGCCTGGGCAGTGCTTGGCAGCCTGACCGCGGTGGTACTGGCCCACTCCCATTATGACAAGGGCCAGCCGCTGCAGCCGCGCAGCCTGTTGTATCCGGTATTCGGCGAAGCCGTCATGAAAGGTGCCTTCGGTAGCGTGGTGGATTCGCTGTGTATCATCGCGGTGGTCGCCGGCACCGTTGGTCCCATCGGTTTTCTGGCCACTCAGGTCAGTTTCGGGCTGCATGAGCTGTTCAGCTTTCCCGAAGGATTCACCGGCCAGCTGATGATTCTTGTCGGATTGGGCGCGATTTACGTCACCTCCGCGGTGACCGGCATCGAGCGCGGCATCCAGTTCCTTAGCCGTTACAACGTTTTCCTGGCCTTGGCCATTGCCGCGGTGATCTTTATTTTCGGCCCTACTCTGTTTCTGACCAACGCCTATACGCAGAGCTTTGGGGAATATCTATCCTCCTTCTTCAGCATGTCCACCATGACCTCTACGGACGCTCCGGACTGGTGGATGCAATGGTGGACGGTGTTCTTCTTCTCCTGGTTCATCGGCTACGGCCCCTTGATGGCGATCTTCGTCGCACGCATTTCACGAGGACGCACCATTCGCGAGATGATCCTCGCCGTG
This window encodes:
- a CDS encoding BCCT family transporter, with amino-acid sequence MENDQTHHANADRRLGDPIVLGLSIGFIIVFIGLSVYDIDMVADGIASGFAWTAKHMGSYFQLFLLLTFFIAIALAISPAGSARVGNRRDPELSTFKWLSIIMCTLLAGGGVFFAAGEPVYHFVVTPPAFDTEAGTVDAIAPALAQSFMHWGFLAWAVLGSLTAVVLAHSHYDKGQPLQPRSLLYPVFGEAVMKGAFGSVVDSLCIIAVVAGTVGPIGFLATQVSFGLHELFSFPEGFTGQLMILVGLGAIYVTSAVTGIERGIQFLSRYNVFLALAIAAVIFIFGPTLFLTNAYTQSFGEYLSSFFSMSTMTSTDAPDWWMQWWTVFFFSWFIGYGPLMAIFVARISRGRTIREMILAVAVLAPIATTIWFTLLGGSGIYYQLTDVIDLTEALNNFQFDVATLTVAQALPGGWMMAVAILILTTIFVATTGDSMSYAISVVCTGHDEPNMFVRAFWGITMAIMAGILLYMGAGQISALQQFIVITAIPVSLVLLPTLWTGPTSAYAMAREQGVVS